In Papaver somniferum cultivar HN1 chromosome 1, ASM357369v1, whole genome shotgun sequence, a genomic segment contains:
- the LOC113336261 gene encoding basic leucine zipper 19-like, whose translation MDDGELDFSNQVLKNMEHQLMSSCAVDSCFFNDILDHTHESDHHTNTPNQPEQGTSQNLDLPHSPTFINFGTKALPVEEKTTTEETDESDDKKSKKRPHGNRESVRKYRERKKARQASMEDELNRMRIVNQQLIKRMQGLSALEQEVERFKCLLVEIRGRIKGVLGSFPYKNPKNGIGVIPQNMPRPSTSAGACEVNQCDHQCTAGLDNNSGFNESLELGQANVRLSTTNLNSSTAAKRRKGKSSNKCTAE comes from the coding sequence ATGGATGATGGAGAGTTAGATTTCTCGAACCAAGTCTTAAAGAATATGGAACATCAATTAATGAGCAGTTGCGCAGTGGATAGTTGTTTCTTCAATGATATCCTCGATCATACTCATGAAAGTGATCATCATACGAATACTCCAAACCAACCCGAACAAGGTACGTCGCAAAATCTCGACTTACCTCATTCACCAACTTTTATTAATTTCGGCACAAAAGCCCTTCCTGTCGAAGAAAAAACTACTACTGAGGAAACAGATGAATCTGATgacaaaaaatccaaaaaacgGCCACATGGGAATAGAGAGTCGGTTCGTAAGTATCGGGAGAGAAAGAAAGCCCGGCAagcttcaatggaggatgagCTTAACAGGATGAGGATCGTAAACCAGCAATTGATAAAAAGAATGCAGGGACTATCTGCTCTTGAGCAAGAGGTAGAAAGATTCAAGTGTCTACTTGTGGAAATTAGGGGAAGGATTAAAGGAGTGCTTGGATCATTTCCTTATAAAAACCCCAAAAACGGTATTGGTGTCATTCCTCAAAATATGCCTCGGCCATCTACCTCGGCAGGAGCTTGTGAGGTGAATCAGTGTGACCACCAATGCACTGCTGGGTTAGATAATAATTCAGGATTCAATGAATCTCTAGAGCTTGGACAAGCAAATGTAAGGTTAAGTACTACTAATCTCAATTCTTCCACTGCTGCCAAGAGGAGAAAGGGAAAGAGCTCAAACAAATGTACAGCCGAGTAG
- the LOC113336275 gene encoding basic leucine zipper 19-like: protein MDDGEFDFSNQVLKNMEHQLTSSCAMDSCFFNDILDHTHGSNHTNSTSNQTEQGMPELPHSQNYINFSTKNLPAAEKNTTEGTDESDDNKPKKRQHGNRESVRKYRERKKARQASIEDELNRMRIVNQQLLKRMQGLVSLEQEVARFKCLLVDIRGRIKGELGSFPYKTPTNGIGVIPQKMPLPPTSAGACEVNHCDHQCPESLEFGKANVRLKTNFSTSTAAKKRKGKTLNRCLNHV, encoded by the coding sequence ATGGATGATGGAGAGTTTGATTTCTCGAACCAAGTCTTAAAGAATATGGAACATCAATTAACGAGTAGTTGTGCAATGGATAGTTGTTTTTTCAATGATATCCTCGATCATACTCATGGAAGTAATCATACCAATAGTACTTCCAACCAAACCGAACAAGGTATGCCCGAATTACCACACTCACAGAATTATATCAATTTCAGCACCAAAAACCTTCCGGCGGCAGAAAAAAATACTACTGAGGGAACAGATGAATCTGATGACAACAAACCCAAAAAACGCCAACATGGGAATAGAGAGTCGGTTCGTAAGTATCGGGAGAGAAAGAAAGCCCGGCAAGCTTCAATAGAGGATGAGCTTAACAGAATGAGGATCGTAAATCAGCAGTTGTTAAAAAGGATGCAGGGACTAGTTTCTCTTGAGCAAGAGGTAGCAAGGTTCAAGTGTCTACTTGTAGACATTAGGGGAAGGATTAAAGGAGAACTTGGATCATTTCCTTATAAAACTCCCACCAACGGGATTGGTGTCATTCCTCAAAAGATGCCCCTGCCGCCTACTTCAGCTGGAGCTTGTGAGGTGAACCACTGCGACCACCAATGCCCTGAATCTCTGGAGTTTGGAAAAGCAAATGTGAGGTTGAAGACTAATTTTAGTACTTCCACTGCTGCCAAGAAGCGAAAAGGAAAGACCTTAAACAGATGCTTGAATCATGTATAG